In Mercurialis annua linkage group LG5, ddMerAnnu1.2, whole genome shotgun sequence, a single genomic region encodes these proteins:
- the LOC126681506 gene encoding uncharacterized protein LOC126681506: MLSFWGITKPLLASWSWRNLVKLRDRVSDCYCYKLGEGNISFWYDPWLDGRAIKDIFPEINPIDSDVPRNAKVNDFFRRGQWCLPLPMDDSTEEAWDCITSNYKIVEEQKDCISREAVCFLVEKFVEGCNVETVEHIFFDCPVSKSILRDVLKACCINRDVCSWRGECSWFSMKAVGRGCLAKVIRTAFISTIYNIWRGKNCIVFDNTVVDAVMIKSWIRFDVMLKMYGYRNSSDSFMCIYQNWYRFCN, translated from the exons ATGCTTAGCTTTTGGGGTATCACCAAGCCTTTACTGGCCAGTTGGTCTTGGAGGAACCTGGTTAAGCTAAGAGACAGGGTTAGTGATTGCTACTGTTATAAGCTAGGAGAAGGTAATATTTCTTTCTGGTATGATCCTTGGCTAGATGGAAGGGCCATAAAGGATATCTTCCCTGAGATCAATCCTATTGACAGTGATGTTCCTAGGAATGCAAAGGTTAATGATTTCTTTAGAAGAGGGCAGTGGTGTCTGCCTTTACCTATGGATGATAGTACAGAAGAGGCATGGGACTGTATCACTTCAAACTACAAAATTGTGGAAGAGCAAAAAGATTGTATT AGTAGAGAAGCAGTCTGTTTCTTGGTGGAGAAGTTTGTGGAAGGATG CAATGTGGAAACAGTAGAGCATATCTTCTTTGACTGTCCTGTTTCTAAAAGTATTCTGAGAGATGTGCTCAAAGCTTGCTGTATTAATAGAGATGTTTGCAGCTGGAGAGGAGAGTGCTCTTGGTTTAGTATGAAAGCTGTGGGAAGAGGCTGCCTGGCTAAGGTCATAAGGACTGCTTTCATTTCTACAATCTACAACATATGGAGAGGTAAGAATTGCATTGTGTTTGATAATACTGTGGTGGATGCGGTGATGATTAAGAGCTGGATCAGGTTTGATGTTATGCTAAAGATGTATGGTTATAGGAATAGCTCAGATAGTTTTATGTGTATATATCAGAATTGGTATAGATTCTGTAATTAG
- the LOC126681507 gene encoding uncharacterized protein LOC126681507 — protein MRSLLNANVITIIPKTENVECLSDFRPISRCNASTKNWGQCSFAHELVHNYHRNNVKKDCALKIDLRKAYDSIHWDCIEEILIGLRFPEVFIKWVMTCVGSPFYSVMVNGNPEGCKDLKIKHISFADDLFVFCKGNLRSVKQIADVLKPFNDVSGLQVNNQKSCIYFCGVDNDVKENILNELSFKEGSLPVKYLGVPLIGKRLSKGDCQGLIEKFTKRISHWTVRHLTYAGWLQLINDVLFSMQVYWCSLFILPIAVIRGVERMCKNFLWKGAVDIKYVNLVAWKSVCMKKEEGGLGIKDLVLWNKVDVVRHI, from the exons atgaggAGTCTG CTTAATGCTAATGTGATTACTATCATTCCCAAGACAGAAAATGTTGAGTGCTTGAGTGATTTCAGACCTATCTCCCGCTGTAATGCATCTACAA AAAATTGGGGACAATGTTCTTTTGCTCATGAACTTGTTCACAATTATCACAGAAACAATGTAAAGAAGGATTGTGCTTTGAAGATTGATTTGAGGAAAGCTTATGATTCTATCCACTGGGACTGCATTGAGGAAATTCTTATAGGGCTTAGATTCCCTGAAGTGTTTATTAAGTGGGTCATGACTTGTGTGGGGTCTCCTTTCTACTCAGTGATGGTGAATGGGAATCCTGAAG GGTGTAAAGATTTAAAGATCAAGCACATTAGCTTCGCTGATGACTTGTTTGTCTTTTGTAAAGGCAATCTCAGAAGTGTGAAGCAGATTGCAGATGTGCTTAAGCCTTTTAATGATGTTTCTGGCTTGCAAGTGAACAATCAGAAGAGTTGCATTTACTTCTGTGGAGTGGATAATGATGTAAAGGAGAATATTCTGAATGAACTGAGTTTCAAAGAGGGCAGCCTTCCTGTTAAATATCTTGGTGTGCCCCTTATTGGTAAAAGGCTATCTAAAGGTGACTGTCAAGGCCTTATTGAGAAGTTCACTAAAAGGATAAGCCATTGGACTGTTAGGCACCTAACCTATGCAGGTTGGTTGCAGCTTATAAATGATGTCTTATTCAGTATGCAGGTGTATTGGTGCTCCTTGTTTATCTTGCCCATTGCTGTTATTAGGGGAGTTGAAAGAATGTGCAAGAACTTCCTGTGGAAAGGGGCTGTGGATATCAAGTATGTGAATTTAGTTGCCTGGAAGTCTGTCTGtatgaagaaagaagagggtGGTCTGGGAATTAAAGACTTAGTTCTTTGGAACAAAGTTGATGTGGTGAGACACATCTAG
- the LOC126682384 gene encoding solanesyl diphosphate synthase 2, chloroplastic-like isoform X1, with amino-acid sequence MMSVTCQRLDFGRSVLDLAACGCSSNASVDRYSVKNSAKSAVFRSCHGDYAARRDTARCRVSSTKTPDTMLNDTGLSQGPATLLNLKKSRGQVIVKNLFDMVADDLRTLNQNLRLIVGAENPVLMSAAEQIFGAGGKRMRPALVFLVARATAEVAGLKELTQKHRRLAEIIEMIHTASLIHDDVLDESDMRRGKETIHQLYGTRVAILAGDFMFAQSSWYLANLENIEVIKLISQVIKDFASGEIKQASSLFDCDVELEEYLVKSYYKTASLIAASTKGAAIFSGVHSNISEQMYEYGRNLGLSFQVVDDILDFTQSAEQLGKPAGSDMAKGNLTAPVIFALEKESKLRELIESEFCETGSLDEAIELVKQCGGLERARELAKEKADLAIQNLNCLPQGAFRSALEEMVIYNLERVD; translated from the exons ATGATGTCAGTGACATGTCAGAGACTAGATTTTGGGAGGAGTGTACTTGATTTAGCAGCTTGTGGGTGTTCTTCAAATGCTTCAGTAGATAGATATTCAGTCAAGAATAGTGCAAAGTCAGCAGTTTTCAGGAGCTGCCATGGAGACTATGCTGCTAGAAGAGACACTGCAAGATGTAGAGTTTCCTCTACCAAGACCCCTGACACTATGCTTAATG aTACAGGATTGTCTCAAGGTCCTGCAACACTGTTGAATTTGAAGAAGTCAAGAGGCCAAGTAATAGTGAAAAACTTGTTTGACATGGTTGCTGATGATCTCCGGACTCTCAACCAAAACCTCCGGTTG ATTGTGGGTGCAGAAAATCCAGTTTTAATGTCAGCAGCTGAGCAGATATTTGGTGCTGGTGGAAAGAGGATGCGCCCGGCTTTAGTATTTCTAGTAGCAAGAGCCACAGCAGAAGTAGCAGGGTTAAA GGAACTTACACAAAAGCATCGGCGTTTAGCAGAGATCATCGAAATGATTCATACTGCAAGCTTAATACATGATGATGTGTTGGATGAAAGTGACATGCGGAGAG GAAAGGAAACAATTCATCAACTGTATGGCACAAGGGTGGCAATACTGGCCGGGGACTTCATGTTTGCTCAATCCTCATGGTACCTAGCAAATCTTGAGAACATTGAAGTCATAAAGCTTATCAGCCAG GTTATTAAGGATTTTGCAAGTGGTGAAATAAAGCAGGCATCTAGTTTGTTCGACTGTGATGTTGAATTAGAGGAATATTTGGTGAAGAGCTATTATAAAACTGCCTCTTTAATAGCTGCTAGTACTAAAGGAGCAGCTATTTTTAGTGGGGTGCACAGTAACATTTCTGAACAAATGTATGAATATGGAAGGAATCTCGGGCTATCATTTCAGGTCGTTGATGACATACTTGATTTTACTCAGTCCGCTGAGCAGCTAGGGAAGCCCGCAGGCAGTGACATGGCAAAAGGGAATCTGACTGCACCCGTTATCTTCGCTCTAGAGAAAGAGTCTAAACTCAGAGAACTTATCGAGTCAGAATTTTGCGAAACTGGTTCGCTCGATGAAGCTATTGAGTTAGTGAAGCAGTGCGGGGGATTGGAAAGAGCGCGAGAACTAGCAAAAGAGAAAGCTGATCTTGCAATTCAGAATCTAAATTGTCTGCCTCAAGGTGCATTTCGATCAGCTCTAGAGGAAATGGTAATATATAATCTCGAACGGGTTGACTAG
- the LOC126682384 gene encoding solanesyl diphosphate synthase 2, chloroplastic-like isoform X2, whose product MMSVTCQRLDFGRSVLDLAACGCSSNASVDRYSVKNSAKSAVFRSCHGDYAARRDTARCRVSSTKTPDTMLNGLSQGPATLLNLKKSRGQVIVKNLFDMVADDLRTLNQNLRLIVGAENPVLMSAAEQIFGAGGKRMRPALVFLVARATAEVAGLKELTQKHRRLAEIIEMIHTASLIHDDVLDESDMRRGKETIHQLYGTRVAILAGDFMFAQSSWYLANLENIEVIKLISQVIKDFASGEIKQASSLFDCDVELEEYLVKSYYKTASLIAASTKGAAIFSGVHSNISEQMYEYGRNLGLSFQVVDDILDFTQSAEQLGKPAGSDMAKGNLTAPVIFALEKESKLRELIESEFCETGSLDEAIELVKQCGGLERARELAKEKADLAIQNLNCLPQGAFRSALEEMVIYNLERVD is encoded by the exons ATGATGTCAGTGACATGTCAGAGACTAGATTTTGGGAGGAGTGTACTTGATTTAGCAGCTTGTGGGTGTTCTTCAAATGCTTCAGTAGATAGATATTCAGTCAAGAATAGTGCAAAGTCAGCAGTTTTCAGGAGCTGCCATGGAGACTATGCTGCTAGAAGAGACACTGCAAGATGTAGAGTTTCCTCTACCAAGACCCCTGACACTATGCTTAATG GATTGTCTCAAGGTCCTGCAACACTGTTGAATTTGAAGAAGTCAAGAGGCCAAGTAATAGTGAAAAACTTGTTTGACATGGTTGCTGATGATCTCCGGACTCTCAACCAAAACCTCCGGTTG ATTGTGGGTGCAGAAAATCCAGTTTTAATGTCAGCAGCTGAGCAGATATTTGGTGCTGGTGGAAAGAGGATGCGCCCGGCTTTAGTATTTCTAGTAGCAAGAGCCACAGCAGAAGTAGCAGGGTTAAA GGAACTTACACAAAAGCATCGGCGTTTAGCAGAGATCATCGAAATGATTCATACTGCAAGCTTAATACATGATGATGTGTTGGATGAAAGTGACATGCGGAGAG GAAAGGAAACAATTCATCAACTGTATGGCACAAGGGTGGCAATACTGGCCGGGGACTTCATGTTTGCTCAATCCTCATGGTACCTAGCAAATCTTGAGAACATTGAAGTCATAAAGCTTATCAGCCAG GTTATTAAGGATTTTGCAAGTGGTGAAATAAAGCAGGCATCTAGTTTGTTCGACTGTGATGTTGAATTAGAGGAATATTTGGTGAAGAGCTATTATAAAACTGCCTCTTTAATAGCTGCTAGTACTAAAGGAGCAGCTATTTTTAGTGGGGTGCACAGTAACATTTCTGAACAAATGTATGAATATGGAAGGAATCTCGGGCTATCATTTCAGGTCGTTGATGACATACTTGATTTTACTCAGTCCGCTGAGCAGCTAGGGAAGCCCGCAGGCAGTGACATGGCAAAAGGGAATCTGACTGCACCCGTTATCTTCGCTCTAGAGAAAGAGTCTAAACTCAGAGAACTTATCGAGTCAGAATTTTGCGAAACTGGTTCGCTCGATGAAGCTATTGAGTTAGTGAAGCAGTGCGGGGGATTGGAAAGAGCGCGAGAACTAGCAAAAGAGAAAGCTGATCTTGCAATTCAGAATCTAAATTGTCTGCCTCAAGGTGCATTTCGATCAGCTCTAGAGGAAATGGTAATATATAATCTCGAACGGGTTGACTAG